In Candidatus Tanganyikabacteria bacterium, a single window of DNA contains:
- a CDS encoding recombinase family protein: protein MKAIGYIRVSTQEQASEGYSLAAQESKIRAYADLYGLALVDVIADAGVSAKSLDRPGLTEALRRLESGEAEALVILKLDRLTRNVADWNALIDRYFGKAVALMSVSDQIDTRTAGGRLVLNVLVSVAQWEREAIGERTAAALAQKKAQGEAVGRPGYGFEIRDGRLAEVEGEASVVARVAALRAEGQTLQQIADTLNGEGIATKRGGRWAPQTVKNLLARSAR from the coding sequence ATGAAGGCGATCGGTTACATCCGCGTCAGCACTCAAGAGCAGGCCAGCGAGGGCTACAGCCTGGCCGCGCAGGAGAGTAAGATCCGCGCCTATGCCGACCTGTACGGGCTCGCCCTGGTGGACGTGATCGCCGATGCCGGCGTGAGCGCGAAGAGCCTCGACCGCCCGGGCCTTACCGAGGCCCTGCGGCGGCTCGAATCGGGCGAGGCCGAGGCGCTGGTGATCCTCAAGCTCGACCGGCTTACCCGCAACGTCGCCGACTGGAACGCCCTGATCGATCGGTACTTCGGGAAGGCCGTGGCCCTGATGAGCGTGAGCGACCAGATCGACACGCGGACGGCCGGGGGGCGGCTCGTGCTCAACGTGCTGGTCAGCGTGGCCCAGTGGGAGCGCGAGGCGATCGGGGAGCGCACGGCGGCGGCGCTCGCGCAGAAGAAAGCGCAAGGCGAGGCGGTAGGCCGCCCGGGGTACGGGTTCGAGATCCGGGACGGCCGGCTGGCCGAGGTGGAAGGCGAAGCCTCCGTAGTGGCTCGCGTGGCCGCCCTGCGCGCCGAGGGGCAGACGCTCCAGCAGATCGCCGACACGCTCAACGGCGAGGGGATCGCGACCAAGCGCGGCGGCCGGTGGGCTCCCCAGACGGTGAAGAACCTCCTCGCGAGGAGCGCCCGGTGA
- the trxA gene encoding thioredoxin: MSKPTAVSDNDFGKVVLEADKPVLVDFWATWCGPCRMIAPILEEMATEHGDKLKVVKLDVDANAVTAQKYGVMSIPTLILFKGGQPAERVVGYMPKAQLESKILAKIG, from the coding sequence ATGAGCAAGCCCACGGCGGTTAGCGATAACGATTTCGGCAAAGTGGTCCTCGAGGCCGACAAGCCGGTGCTGGTTGATTTCTGGGCAACCTGGTGCGGGCCTTGCCGGATGATCGCGCCCATCCTCGAGGAGATGGCGACCGAGCATGGCGACAAGCTCAAGGTAGTCAAGCTGGACGTGGACGCCAACGCCGTCACCGCGCAGAAGTACGGCGTCATGAGCATCCCCACCCTCATCCTGTTCAAGGGTGGCCAGCCGGCCGAGCGCGTGGTGGGCTACATGCCCAAGGCGCAGCTCGAGTCCAAGATCCTGGCGAAGATCGGCTAG